Proteins encoded in a region of the Lepisosteus oculatus isolate fLepOcu1 chromosome 23, fLepOcu1.hap2, whole genome shotgun sequence genome:
- the sik3 gene encoding serine/threonine-protein kinase SIK3 homolog isoform X3, protein MKMLRHPHIIRLYQVMETERMIYLVTEYASGGEIFDHLVAHGRMAEKDARRKFKQIVAAVHFCHCRNIVHRDLKAENLLLDHNLNIKIADFGFSNIYSRGQLLKTWCGSPPYAAPELFEGKEYDGPKVDIWSLGVVLYVLVCGALPFDGSTLQNLRARVLSGKFRIPFFMSTDCEYLIRHMLVLEPSKRLSMEQICKNKWMKQGDPDPEFDRLIAECEQVKSEQQTEPINEQVLLAMVEMGLDRERTLQSLHTDAYDHYSAIYSLLCERLKRHKTLRIAPPTHRAMTYPGINTVQADQPGNPVSITVPHVQLINPDNQIVETDGAMALDSDEGEEPSPEAMARYLSMRRHTVGVPDPRTEMQEELQKLAPGFPRVAPQPPFLPLAPNVSVMQNLMPMQILQPATQQLEYKEQSLLQPPTLQLLNGMGPLGRRASDGGANIQLHAQQLLKKPRGQSPLVTSPHPIPAVTPVDEEGSDGEPDPEAVQRYLATTSKRHTMHAMTNSPAEAPPDQQRQQSSRPRVWAQHLPLEQHCRSSYKDCNTLHLPTERFSPVRRFSDGATTIQAFKAHLENSSIIKQLKQECEQLQKMYAAPQDERLLEHTQQQHILYQQEQQILHQQLQECIRSPQPSPPLQALSLGQHGEAQPSLLTHQLQRLRIQPSSPPPTHPSNHLFRQPNQSPPPGSTAMMQGHGGPSSVQYQHGAALYQPPSGSPPPPGLSRVGLSQQQPGLPRSVGMTQGLPPQQVTIQVQEAELGSGAQRQSFLSTPCGHRVLGKQLSADSAETHSRSLGRFSCSTGYDPAQWHPHLFGEGGGRGVAAAAGGYGPYLQGASLKVPGLEAYQAVAAAGGSAAGGGYGSPSALQQALLSPTPPEYRPSQHVTPTLQGLLSPRHSLSGHADPRLPPQDLAALLKRQSPRPAPSPAPPSAPQDYSDMLLLRHLGQGDSMEPPGPPGPGPQPHYSHLLQIRPPDRNPPTLPHSESMEEDEPPPAAYPDGLLVKAGVCGDPDGLLGTPMPSTAPYSTPAHRHGYLRTSSTARDSSAGEHVDRRTPGQAMEVPDHNGVTYPSRGTQNEGYRPRGSLQRHHTIQTCDDAYDQADPMSGMSLLAGKALSSARMSDVILSQSSLTGSQQLRNREETECEVEGGDLSEGTQLHSTPCYPSSCTSDMLLSYKPPDLQYSMEQAGV, encoded by the exons ATGAAGATGCTGAGACACCCCCACATCATCCGTCTCTACCAG GTGATGGAGACGGAGCGGATGATCTATCTAGTGACAGAGTACGCCAGTGGGGGGGAAATATTCG ATCACCTAGTTGCTCATGGACGAATGGCGGAGAAGGACGCTCGGCGGAAGTTTAAGCAGATTGTCGCGGCTGTCCACTTCTGTCACTGCCGCAACATTGTCCACCGAGACCTCAAGGCCGAGAACCTCCTGCTGGACCACAACCTCAACATCAAGATTGCAG ACTTCGGCTTCAGCAACATCTACTCACGGGGTCAGCTGCTGAAAACATGGTGCGGCAGCCCCCCCTACGCAGCCCCTGAGCTCTTCGAAGGGAAGGAGTACGACGGGCCCAAGGTGGACATCTGG AGTCTGGGGGTTGTGTTGTACGTCCTGGTGTGTGGCGCCCTGCCCTTCGACGGCAGCACCCTGCAGAATCTCCGGGCCCGCGTGCTCAGTGGCAAGTTCAGGATTCCCTTCTTCATGTCCACAG ACTGCGAATACCTGATCAGACACATGCTCGTTCTGGAACCCAGCAAGCGTCTCTCCATGGAGCAGATCTGCAAGAACAAGTGGATGAAGCAGGGAGATCCAGACCCAGAGTTTGACAGG TTGATAGCTGAATGCGAGCAGGTGAAATCGGAGCAGCAGACAGAGCCCATTAATGAGCAGGTGCTTTTGGCCATGGTGGAGATGGGCCTGGACCGTGAGCGCACACTACAG TCTCTGCACACAGATGCTTATGATCACTACAGCGCCATCTACAGTCTACTGTGTGAACGGCTGAAGAGACACAAGACCCTGCGCATTGCTCCCCCTACCCACAGAGCCATGACCTACCCTGGTATCAACACAGTACAG GCGGATCAGCCCGGCAATCCAGTCAGTATCACTGTCCCTCATGTCCAGCTCATCAACCCTGACAACCAAATCGTGGAG ACGGATGGGGCGATGGCTCTGGACAGCGATGAGGGAGAGGAGCCCTCTCCAGAGGCCATGGCGCGGTACCTGTCCATGAGAAGGCACACTGTGGGCGTGCCAGACCCCAG GACGGAAATGCAGGAGGAGCTGCAGAAACTGGCCCCTGGGTTCCCTCGCGTGGCTCCACAGCCCCCCTTCCTCCCACTGGCCCCCAATGTCAGTGTCATGCAGAATCTGATGCCAATGCAGATTCTGCAGCCCGCCACACAGCAGCTGGAGTATAAG GAGCAGTCCCTACTCCAGCCTCCCACTCtccagctcctcaatggaatgGGGCCCCTGGGCCGCAGGGCCTCAGATGGTGGTGCCAACATCCAGCTGCATGCCCAGCAGCTGCTGAAGAAACCTCGTGGCCAGTCTCCCCTGGTCACCAGCCCG CATCCTATCCCAGCCGTTACCCCTGTGGATGAAGAGGGCTCTGATGGAGAGCCTGACCCTGAGGCAGTCCAGAG GTATCTGGCCACCACCTCGAAAAGGCACACCATGCACGCCATGACCAACTCCCCTGCCGAGGCACCCCCCGATCAGCAGCGGCAGCAGAGTTCTCGCCCTCGAGTGTGGGCACAGCATCTGccactggagcagcactgtcg GTCGAGCTATAAGGATTGTAACACTCTCCACTTGCCCACGGAGAGATTCTCTCCTGTCAGGCGCTTCTCTGATGGAGCTACAACTATCCAGGCCTTCAAAGCACACCTGGAGAACAGCAGCATCATTAAACAGCTCAAACAG GAGTGTGAGCAGTTACAGAAGATGTATGCAGCCCCTCAAGATGAGCGGCTCCTGGAGCACACACAACAGCAGCACATTCTCTACCAGCAAGAGCAGCAGATTCTACACCAGCAATTACAG GAGTGTATCCGCTCCCCGCAGCCCTCACCCCCCCTGCAGGCACTGTCACTGGGACAGCACGGAGAAGCCCAGCCCAGCCTGCTCACTCACCAGCTACAGAG GTTGCGGATCCAGCCCTCCAGCCCCCCTCCTACACACCCCAGCAACCACCTTTTCAGGCAGCCCAACCAGAGCCCTCCTCCCGGAAGCACAGCCATGATGCAGGGGCATG GTGGTCCCTCCTCAGTGCAATACCAGCATGGCGCAGCTCTGTACCAGCCACCAAGTGGTAGCCCTCCTCCACCCGGACTATCCCGTGTTGgactctcccagcagcagcctggcCTTCCCCGGAGCGTTGGCATGACCCAAGGCCTGCCTCCACAGCAGGTGACCATTCAGGTGCAGGAAGCGGAGCTGGGGAGTGGAGCACAGCGGCAGAGCTTCCTGTCTACACCGTGTGGCCATCGAGTGTTGGGGAAACAGCTGAGCGCCGACAGTGCGGAGACACACAG TCGCAGTCTGGGCCGGTTCTCGTGCTCCACAGGCTATGACCCAGCTCAGTGGCACCCCCACCTGTTTGGGGAGGGGGGTGGCCGGGGGGTGGCTGCGGCGGCAGGAGGATATGGGCCCTACTTGCAGGGCGCGTCTCTGAAAGTGCCAGGGCTGGAGGCCTACCAGGCAGTCGCAGCAGCAGGGGGCTCGGCAGCTGGGGGGGGGTATGGGAGCCCCTCGGCTCTGCAGCAGGCCCTACTGTCGCCCACCCCCCCAGAATACCGGCCTTCACAGCACGTAACGCCAACCTTGCAGGGCCTGCTGTCTCCCCGACACTCGCTCAGTGGCCACGCTGACCCCCGGCTGCCCCCCCAGGACCTGGCGGCATTGCTAAAGAGACAGAGCCCTCGACCGGCACCCTCTCCTGCacccccctctgcccctcaaGACTACAGCGACATGCTGCTGCTGCGCCACCTTGGCCAGGGAGACTCCATGGAGCCCCCAGGCCCCCCTGGTCCCGGGCCCCAGCCCCATTACTCCCACCTGCTCCAGATCCGGCCCCCGGATCGCAACCCCCCCACATTGCCACATTCCGAAAGCATGGAGGAGGACGAGCCGCCGCCTGCAGCCTACCCCGATGGGCTCCTCGTCAAGGCTGGCGTTTGTGGGGACCCCGATGGCCTGCTGGGGACCCCCATGCCCTCCACAGCTCCCTACAGCACACCTGCACACAGACATGGCTACCTGCGCACAAGCTCCACAGCCAGAG ATTCTTCTGCTGGAGAGCATGTTGACCGCAGGACCCCAGGGCAGGCCATGGAGGTGCCTGACCACAATGGTGTTACCTACCCTTCCCGTGGGACTCAGAATGAGGGCTATCGGCCACGTGGATCTCTGCAGCGGCACCACACCATCCAGACCTGCGACGACGCCTAT GACCAGGCAGATCCTATGTCTGGTATGAGCCTACTGGCTGGGAAAGCACTAAGCTCTGCTCGGATGTCTGACGTCATCCTCAGCCAATCATCTCTCACAGGAAGCCAGCAGCTGCGCAACCGGGAGGAGACAG AGTGCGAAGTGGAGGGCGGAGATCTGAGTGAGGGCACCCAGCTTCATAGCACCCCCTGTTACCCCTCCTCCTGTACGAGCGACATGCTCCTCAGCTACAAACCCCCTGACCTGCAGTACAGCATGGAGCAGGCTGGAGTCTAA